In Vibrio hippocampi, a single genomic region encodes these proteins:
- the truC gene encoding tRNA pseudouridine(65) synthase TruC yields the protein MSKPMTDTPLIDVEPLEIIFQDEYFVAVNKPAGMLVHRSWLDRHETRFVMQTLRDQIGQHVFPLHRLDRPTSGVLLFALSSEIAATAAPMFAEHTIEKTYHAIVRGWVEEAAVLDYPLKVELDKIADKQAKQDKEAQSAVTAYRPIAKVEVPFSTGRFATSRYAMLEMKPTTGRKHQLRRHMHHLSHPIIGDTTHGDGKHNRLFRDHYDARRLLLHASSLRFTHPYKHTEVVLSASFDPVWMKLMQVFDWLDCIPKLPQDARLSEICLVCGQGNDSKI from the coding sequence ATGAGCAAGCCCATGACTGACACACCATTAATCGACGTCGAACCATTAGAGATCATCTTTCAAGATGAGTACTTTGTGGCCGTGAATAAGCCAGCGGGCATGTTAGTGCATCGCTCTTGGTTGGACAGACATGAAACGCGTTTTGTTATGCAAACCCTCCGCGATCAGATTGGTCAGCATGTTTTTCCTTTGCACCGTTTAGATCGCCCAACGTCTGGGGTGCTGTTGTTCGCTTTATCCAGTGAAATCGCGGCGACTGCTGCACCGATGTTTGCAGAACACACCATTGAAAAAACTTATCATGCGATTGTTCGCGGTTGGGTAGAGGAAGCCGCCGTATTGGATTATCCCCTCAAGGTCGAACTCGATAAAATCGCGGATAAACAGGCTAAGCAGGACAAAGAAGCCCAATCGGCAGTGACGGCGTATCGTCCTATCGCAAAGGTAGAAGTGCCTTTTTCGACCGGACGTTTTGCTACCAGTCGTTATGCGATGTTGGAAATGAAACCGACGACAGGGCGCAAGCACCAATTGCGTCGTCATATGCACCACCTAAGTCACCCGATTATTGGCGATACCACCCATGGAGATGGTAAGCACAATCGTTTGTTCAGAGACCATTACGATGCGAGACGTTTGTTGTTGCATGCGTCAAGTTTGCGCTTTACTCACCCTTATAAGCACACGGAAGTCGTGCTAAGCGCCTCATTTGATCCGGTATGGATGAAACTGATGCAAGTGTTTGATTGGTTGGATTGTATACCCAAGTTACCTCAAGATGCGAGGCTCAGCGAGATTTGCTTGGTTTGTGGACAAGGCAACGATTCGAAGATTTAG
- a CDS encoding YqcC family protein yields the protein MKAHIEQLKQLLIEHKLWQWHAPDLERLQSQQPFAVDTLQPEQWLQWIFIARIEALIAAGAPLPNGFSIAPYFEEVWKHQPDYQPIIQLLTQIDEQAHD from the coding sequence ATGAAAGCGCATATAGAACAACTCAAACAGCTGTTGATTGAACACAAACTGTGGCAATGGCACGCCCCCGATCTTGAACGACTGCAGAGCCAGCAACCGTTTGCCGTGGACACATTGCAACCGGAACAGTGGCTACAGTGGATTTTTATTGCGCGTATCGAGGCGTTGATAGCCGCGGGAGCGCCTTTACCTAACGGTTTTAGTATTGCGCCTTACTTTGAAGAAGTGTGGAAGCATCAACCGGATTATCAACCCATTATTCAGTTACTGACCCAAATTGATGAGCAAGCCCATGACTGA